One window from the genome of Anopheles merus strain MAF chromosome 3R, AmerM5.1, whole genome shotgun sequence encodes:
- the LOC121597424 gene encoding putative neural-cadherin 2: protein MSNGLTAWDNFKENYTTVLINVRDVNDNPPVFKNRHIAHKSSRRATEVCRNECYG, encoded by the exons ATGAGCAACGGTTTGACAGCATGGGATAATTTTAAGGAGAACTACACCACCGTTCTGATCAACGTACGTGATGTAAACGACAATCCACCGGTGTTTAAAAATCGTCATATCGCACACAAATCATCGAGGAGGGCGACCGAGGTCTGCCGAAACGAGTGCTACGG GTGA